The genome window TTTGATCTCCCCGAGGGCACCGTCCTGCCGCTTCGCCTCGACGACAATGAACTCGTGGTCGTCAATGACGAATCTCAGCGAATCCCCGCGACCCACTCGGCACGCAATGCAGGGCCCCGGCTTTACCGCGAAATACTGATTGAGAAGAAATAGCAACGGCCAATCGGCCGTTCTCATTTCCCAGACCTCACCGAGTTTCCCACCACCGCCTCATCCAGGCCACTCGCCGGCAGACCGACTTTCCGAGCAGAGTTCTTTGCCGCTCCCCTCTGCTTACTTTCTTGCCGCAGCCGGCGCCGGTTCGATAATCTGCAAAGCAAGCGACAAAATGGCATCGCGTGACGCGTGCCGTGGAATATCATGCTGAACTCGCCAAAGCGCCTCTTGGTCGTCTGCACCGGAAACCGAGCTCGATCGCAGACGGCCGAGGGATGGCTCCGCCATCTTGGCGGAGATAGCGTAGCGGTGCGCAGCGCTGGCACCGAACGCAAGGGCGTTCATCCACTGGCCATCGAAGTCATGGCCGAGGCGGGAATTGATATCAGCCAGCTTACCGTCTGCAATACGGCCAAGGAGGACTGGGCGGATAGCCGACATGGAGCCCCTTTTTGGCCCCAAGCCGACCTAACGGCGCCTTATCGGACGTCGGCGTGCGGCTCTTTCTGCTTCATGGAGCGATCGCTCGGGAGAGCTCCGGCTCGAGGGTACCCCGGTCCTCGTTCTCGAGCGCCGCGGCCCACTTCATGAGGCCCAGTGCCTGGATGAACCTGCGCGGGAATCGCTGCCCGGAGGCCGGGAAATTCTCTACGGCGCGCTGCGTCTGAGCGCCGTAATACGCCTCGCTGGGGAGTTCGGTCGGGCCCAGACTGTCGGTTTCGGTGCGGGTACTCATTCGGGTCTCTCCTCCTGCCCTTTCCCGTAACGAGCGCCTGTCCCGCCGCATCCGGGCCCCCGCTGGCGAATGCCAGGGCGGCCGCACGCCAGCGGGCGAAAAGGCAAAACGAGACTGTTGCACTCCGAGTCGACTCCCCGTAATCATAGCCACCTTCGGACTCAAATCATCGCCCGCACCCGGGGGTTCCTCATGCATCGCGGCATCACATGCGCAGGGTCGTCCGCTCTTCTTCTCCTCGTCGCACTCGCGCCAGCACTGGCGAACGCGCGATGTACGGATCCGGGCGATCTGAAGGACCTCGGGCAACTACTGCAGGACGACTTGACCTGTCATTTCGGGCAACTCGTAGTCGCCGGGCCGCCGTGCCCAACGCCGAACTATCCGGCGTGCGCCGAGAGCACTCCAGCACAAGTCAAAGATCTCGTTCTCGGTCCCGCAGCCGGCCCCGTCACGGGGTGGACGCCGAAGGCGCTGCGCTGCCAGCGAGACATTGCCGCCGCCAGCAGCCGCTTCGTGAGTCGTCGACTCGTCGAACGCAGCCAGGGAAAGCGGCGCGCGAAATCCGGACGGGCCATGCGACGAGTCGCCAAGACGTGCAGCAAGGCAGTCGTCGAAGAGAACTACCTCGGCCAGGAGCTCGTTCGCGTCGGTGCCCCGTGCGCGAATGTCGTGGGAGCACTCGGCGGCCCGGTCGATGGCGCTCGCGTCGCAGCCTGTCTGCGCGCCACCCTCGAGGCGGAGATGGACGACGTGGCGCCGGGTACAATGCCACCCAACGTCGTACTGATCGTCACCGACGATCAGCAGTATGACACGTTCGACTTGATGCCCGCCGTCTCGAAGCTCCGAGACGAGGCCATCTCGTTTCCGAATGCCTTCGTGACCAACCCTCTGTGCACCCCCAGCCGGGCCACGATTTTGACGGGACTGTACTCCCACAACACTGGAGTGCTGGCCAACCACCAGTACCACCAACTCGATCCCTCGACGACCATCGCCGCCTGGCTCGACGCCGCCGGCTACACGAATGGCCTGTTCGGGAAGTACGTGAACAACTCCGAATTGCTGGGACTGGCCCCGCCGCAGGGCTGGCACGAGTGGAAATCGCTTCTCGACCCGAGCGGCGGCGAGTTCTACGGAGCGCGCATCAACGACAACGGAACCGCGAAAACCCTACCGCAGGGAACCTACTCGACCGACTGGATGAGCAAGGAAGCCATCCGGTTCATGCGACGGGAGGCGGACACCCCCTTCCTGCTCGTCTACACGCCGTTCGCCCCGCACGCCCCGGCGATTCCCGCGAACCGCCATGCGGCCGATCCGCCGTCCTACCCGGTCCACCGTCCGCCGAGCTACTTCGCCGACGTCGCCACGAAACCGCAATGGGTCCGGTTCTTCCGATTCATCGCCGCACCGGCGCTCCCCGGAATCATCGACACCCTCCGGCTGCAGCAACTCCGGACGCTACGAGCCGTCGACGAGGCCGTCGAGAAGCTGCTCGTCCAACTCGAGAAGCTGGGACTCACCGACAACACGGTCGTGATCTTCACCTCCGATCATGGCTTCATGTGGGGAGAGCACGGACTCGTCGGGAAATTCAATCCGTACGAGGAATCGATCCGCGTCCCGTACCTTCTGCGCTACCCGCGTCGGTTTCCTCTGCCTGCCACCCGGAACCAGATGGTGCTGAACCAGGACATCGCACCGACTCTCGCTGAGTTCGCGGGCATCGCGACTCCGCCTCTCGACGGCGAGAGCCTGGTCCCGCTCCTCGAGTCCGCAACCGCCCCCTGGCGGGACGAGTTCCTGATCGAAACGCGGGGCGAGTTCATCACCCAGCCGAGCGAGTCCGTCCGAACCGAGAACTTCAAGTACATCGAAACAGCGGGCGCCGGCCCCCACACCGAGCTCTATGACCTGGCCGCGGACCCGTACGAGATCACGAATCTCGCGGGGCACCCGACCTACGCCGGCGTGCAAGCCAACATGGTTGCCCGGCTCGGCGCTCTCCGCCCCTGACCCCGCTTAGTAGTCGCCGAAGTATCTTCGGACGATAGGAAGGATGAAGGGCCTATTTGCCCAGGTTGCCGGGTAGTCGCCGCCGCGGCGGACAGCAGACTGCCAACCGGTGAACCCAAGAGCGAGGAAAGACTATGAATAGGGCAGCAGATCAAATCAAAAAGGTAATCATCGCAGGAGCTGGAGTTGGCGGCTTGTCGGCCGCCGTCGCCCTCCACCGACGCGGCATTGAAGTCGAGGTGTACGAAAAACACCTGGGCCCCCAGAAGCATACGACCGGCTTCACGCTCTGGTCCTACGCGATCGCGAGACTGGACGAGTTGGGAATTGGCGCCGACGCGATGAAGTCGATTGGCTCCCCGGTGGAAACCACCGAAATCCGGAACCAGAAGGGACGTTTGATCTCAAAGATGCCCGTCGGAGAGGTCTCGCGGAAACTAGGCCACGCAAGCTATGAGATTCGCCGCCCCCGATTGCTCGAAGCTCTCGAGGCATGCCTGCCCGCTGGCACCGTTCGGCGAGGAGTCGAGTGCCTATCGGCGAAATCCACCCAGCACGGTGCCGTGATCGAACTCCCCGATGGCGCGATGGCGTCGGGCGATCTGGTCATTGGCGCCGACGGAATCCGCTCGAACCTGCGCCAATGCGTATCCGGCGCCACCGAACTGAGAGATTCGGGCTACCGGGGTTGTTCCGCCGTGGCAAACTTCTCCAGCGAATCCCTGCCTCCCAACGTCCATATCGACGTCTGGGGCCGCGGAGGGAAAGCGGGAATCGCGGAGGTGGGAGAAGGGCGCGCTCGCTGGTACCTCACCTGGAAGACCAAGCTGGATGCGAAGCGGCAGACCCGCGCTCAGCTGAGCGAATTCTACGCCGATTGGGATCCCATCCTAGGGTCGGTGATCGAGGCCACCGACGAAAGCGACATCATCCATCACGAATTCTTCGACATTCCCCCCATCAAGACCTGGCGACTGGGGAGAGTCATTCTCCTCGGTGACGCCGCTCACGCCACCACCCCCTTTGCCGCGATGGGTGCCAACATGACGATCGAAGACGTCGCCGTCTTGATGGACCAATTCGAGCAGAGAGACAGCACCGAGGCCGCGCTTTCGGGTTTCGAAGAAGCCCGCAAGAAGCGAACCGAGGAAATCGTCAAGAAAGGTAAATCCATGGCGCGCCTGACACAGCTTCACAGTTCTTTCGCAGCCTGGCTCCGGGATCAGGCCTTCCTGCACATGCCGCCGGAAGAGGTCGAAAAAGTCACCGAGGCCATGGCCAGCGGTGACTGACTCCATGATGCAGAAAGAGGCGCACGCATACGTCCGGTAAGGCGCCGTTAGGTCGGATTGGAGCCAAAAAGGGGCTTCGTGTCGGCTATCCGCACGGAGAGGCCGAGGTCGGGTTCCTGACTGCCCTGGCGACGAGTCAGGCTTGCTTCGTTGACAGCGTTGGCCGATCGCGCCGTGCGTCGGGCCACTGCCCCATGGAACCGGCCCGAACTCAGGAGCAGATCATGAAGAAACTTACGGTTGGCATCATCCACGGCTCTCTCGCCCTAGCACAGAGCCCCAGCGTGTCCCTCGCTCAAGCGGATTCCAGCACGGGTGAAGGTGCCGCCGCGGGAATTGCGGGATTCGGGATGCTCTTCATGCTCGCCTTCGGGGTGTTCCTGGCGGTCCTGGCCATCCTGATGCCGCTATTCGTTTACCAGAACCAGAAGTTCACTCGGCTCTGTCTTCTCGAACTGAAGAAGGTGAATGCCAAACTCGACGCGCCTCCGGCTCGGGAGTAATGCGGCAAGGATGTGAGCCCCGGCCTGGCGTCCGCGCGCTGGGCACGCCGCGGCGACGCCGCCTCGGCGTTCTAGCTACTCGAATCACGAAGGCACCAATCTCCCGGAGGTGTAGCCAATGTATGGCCTCGCGATCATCCCGGCCGCGTTCGTCGCTTACGGACTCTCGAGCTTTGTCACCAAGCTCTCAGACTCTTCCTTCATGATCGACCTCTCCATGTACCTCGGCATGTTGGCGGTGGCCCTGTTCGCGTTAGGGTTCTTCGTCCTCGTCATGGAGACACCCGGGTATGAATCAATGTGGGGCCGGTGGAGGTGACGAGCGATTGACAGCCTGGCAGTCGGTGGAGCGCGCGCAATCCGAGTCCGCTCGTCGATTCCGGCGAGACGGCTCGTCAGGGCCTCGCGGGGTCGACTCCCGGGGCGTCGAGATCGGAGAACGGTGCCTATGGAGTTGATCGTCTCTGGCCCACTGGTGGTTGCGGGCCTACTCGCCGCCTTGGTTCTTCTGGTGGCGGCAGAGCACTTCGTCCACACATACGCGCCTCCGGGACCGGAGAAGTTCCTTTTCCTTGGGGTGTACGAGAACTTTCCGTCGTCCACGCCGACGTGGGCGTGCAGTCCAAACGCGACTGGTGGGATCGTCTCGGGGTATGTGATCTGCTGCCAATCGGGCCGTTGGCCTGAAGCCCCGCCAGTTCCCGTACGACGAAGACAACGAGCAGGCGCAGCGCGATGCCGACCTCGAGAGCGCACTCGGGGGCGACGGCGATCACGACGGGCCCCCCGATGGCCTCGACCGTTGCCCGGACGGGCTGCGCGGTCGGATCAGGACCTGCCGCCGATTCGGAGAGCTGCACGCGCTTCGACGCCTCCGGCTGATCTTGCCCCAGCGCCTCGATCTAGGCCTTGAAGTCGGCGCCGTTTACGTTGAATTAGTGGTGCGATGAGAACAGGAGCGGTCTCCTTTATCGACATCCTTGGCTTCAAGGGGATCTGGAGGGCCTACGACCCCGATGACGTGCTTGCCAAACTCCGCGGCGTGCAAGCGTGGGCTGCGCCGTGGGCAGAGAATCGCCGTTCAGCGCCGACGTGGCATGCGACATCCGTCTCGAGTTCCTTTCGGACTCCATCGTCCTGGCGTGTGAGGCGAAATCGGCGCGAGGCACAACCAATTCAGACAAGGACCGCGACACGCTGAATCTCGCGTCCTTGTTTCGCGTCATCGATGGGACAGCGTACATCGCGGCTAAACTCGCAATGGCGGATCCCAAGCCAAACCTCGTGGTCCGAGGAGCAATCGCCTGGGGAGAGTTCTTGATCGAGTCCCCGTTCATCATTGGACCCGCCGTTGACGAAGCAGCCAATGCAGAGCGGGACTTGGACGCAGCCGTCGTCGAGGTGTGTCCTAGCGCGTTGTCAGTCTGTGATGCGTCTGTTCGGGTTCAGGCGGCCGCGGCGTAGCCGCCGGGCGGCGGCACCGGAAGCCGGGACGGGCTGCGCTTCCGCCTTCTTGGCCTTCTTCCCCTTTTGCTTCTTGGGCGCGGCCGGCTTCGCGGCGGCCTTCGCCGGGATTCCGGTCGGCCCGGTGTAGGCTGGTGCGTCTGCCCTCAGAGGCGGACTGCCGTAGACCAACCAGATCGCCATGAGCGACCCCGTCACCGCGCGCGAGCGCTCGGTGAGGTGCACCTTGGTGTCGTTCGCCTCGAACTGCAGAAGTGGCCAATCCCAGTCGAGCAGACCGCGATCGAACATCTCCTGGCGAATCCCCGCGACGAAGTCGCGGTGCGGCCCGCGCGGCATCGGGAATGGTGCGGTCATAATCACCTTTGGCGAGATCTTGGCGAGATACGCCTTCAACGCGGCGAGGCGATCCACTGCCTCCTTCGGTGTCGCCCAACGAATCGAGTTCAGCCCGAGGCTGACGATGACGACGTCCGGCTCGGGTACGACGCGCGTGATGCCCTCCGCGAGGAACTCGATCTCGTCGCAGTAGTTCTTGATCGGGTGTCGGTGGCTCTTCTTGCCCTCGACGCACTTCTTCTCGACGATCCAGTCGTAGGGCCGAGTACCGCTGATCGCGAGGTTGTGTACCTTCGCGCCCTGCCACGTCTTGTCGAGCCACGGGAGGTCCGCGAGCATGTGCTCCATCATGCGGTGCGGCGCGAACGGGCGGTCCCAGTACCAGATGTTCGAATCGCCGATCAACACCACGTTCTTCGGCGCGGATTCGGGCTCGATCTCCGCGCCCTCACCCTCGTCGAGCTCGCTCGGTTCGACGACCTGAGCCTCGTCGGCGGTCTGCTCCGACGGAGCCGAAACGGCCACGCTCGAGTCACCGTCACTCGCAAGCATCAACGCCGATGCCGCAGCCACGAAGAATACCTTGGCCTTGTGAGTCACACCGAGGCCGATACCGATTCGACCCGAGGTGGACAACGCGCGCTCGCAGGCCCGCCGCCCCCCCCCCCCGCGGAGCCCCGGTTCCGCCCTGTTCTTTGGGGGGGGGTGAGCCCGACCGATGATACCGGCGATGATTGCGTTGAGAACGCCGTGGCGATCGGGGCGAAGGTTCTTGGTCATCATGCCGTCAGTCATCGTCCTCCGCCTCTTTCCACGTCATAGAGCTAATAACTATAGAGAAGCCCTAGTCCGTGCCCTGAAACGAAGTTTAAACAACTTTCGTTTGAGATCAGCGCGCTTTATGGCGGATCTGTTCGAGTTCGGGCCTGAGTGTGAAGTCCATAATTTCATCTTAGCAAGAGTGGCCAAGGTCACTGACTTTCGATCCTGTGCAGGTTTGAAATGTCCGAGAGCCAGGAAAGTTCGGACTGACACCAGAGTTGGGCGACCGGGCGAATTTGTGCCCTTTCGGAAAGCACGCCGACCCGGACGCTGTAGAAGGAGATAGTTCCTGAAGTCGGCGCTGCGTAGAGGTGGGTACCGCAGCGACCACAGAAGGCGAGATTGCGCTGATTACCGCTCTCGGCGGTCTTCAAGTAGGTCGCGGGTTGACCGCGGACCAGATGAAACTGCTCTCCCACGACCAGCGCGGAAGTTCGAAAAGGAGCACTCGAAAAAATTTGGCAGTCGGTGCAGTGGCAGATCCCGACGCGTTTGGGGTCAATTGTTGCTTCGAACTGGATTTCCCCGCAATGGCAGCTACCCGTGACATTCATCGCTTCCACCTCCTAAAGTTTCAAAATCAAGGTAACGTTTTCACTCCGTGCACA of Candidatus Binatia bacterium contains these proteins:
- a CDS encoding sulfatase-like hydrolase/transferase translates to MHRGITCAGSSALLLLVALAPALANARCTDPGDLKDLGQLLQDDLTCHFGQLVVAGPPCPTPNYPACAESTPAQVKDLVLGPAAGPVTGWTPKALRCQRDIAAASSRFVSRRLVERSQGKRRAKSGRAMRRVAKTCSKAVVEENYLGQELVRVGAPCANVVGALGGPVDGARVAACLRATLEAEMDDVAPGTMPPNVVLIVTDDQQYDTFDLMPAVSKLRDEAISFPNAFVTNPLCTPSRATILTGLYSHNTGVLANHQYHQLDPSTTIAAWLDAAGYTNGLFGKYVNNSELLGLAPPQGWHEWKSLLDPSGGEFYGARINDNGTAKTLPQGTYSTDWMSKEAIRFMRREADTPFLLVYTPFAPHAPAIPANRHAADPPSYPVHRPPSYFADVATKPQWVRFFRFIAAPALPGIIDTLRLQQLRTLRAVDEAVEKLLVQLEKLGLTDNTVVIFTSDHGFMWGEHGLVGKFNPYEESIRVPYLLRYPRRFPLPATRNQMVLNQDIAPTLAEFAGIATPPLDGESLVPLLESATAPWRDEFLIETRGEFITQPSESVRTENFKYIETAGAGPHTELYDLAADPYEITNLAGHPTYAGVQANMVARLGALRP
- a CDS encoding GFA family protein; translation: MNVTGSCHCGEIQFEATIDPKRVGICHCTDCQIFSSAPFRTSALVVGEQFHLVRGQPATYLKTAESGNQRNLAFCGRCGTHLYAAPTSGTISFYSVRVGVLSERAQIRPVAQLWCQSELSWLSDISNLHRIESQ
- a CDS encoding FAD-dependent monooxygenase, giving the protein MNRAADQIKKVIIAGAGVGGLSAAVALHRRGIEVEVYEKHLGPQKHTTGFTLWSYAIARLDELGIGADAMKSIGSPVETTEIRNQKGRLISKMPVGEVSRKLGHASYEIRRPRLLEALEACLPAGTVRRGVECLSAKSTQHGAVIELPDGAMASGDLVIGADGIRSNLRQCVSGATELRDSGYRGCSAVANFSSESLPPNVHIDVWGRGGKAGIAEVGEGRARWYLTWKTKLDAKRQTRAQLSEFYADWDPILGSVIEATDESDIIHHEFFDIPPIKTWRLGRVILLGDAAHATTPFAAMGANMTIEDVAVLMDQFEQRDSTEAALSGFEEARKKRTEEIVKKGKSMARLTQLHSSFAAWLRDQAFLHMPPEEVEKVTEAMASGD